The Fragaria vesca subsp. vesca linkage group LG2, FraVesHawaii_1.0, whole genome shotgun sequence genome includes a window with the following:
- the LOC101292375 gene encoding uncharacterized protein LOC101292375, whose translation MLLQYDNFEFATSTPKRDSSCIKWKNRSGGVDKFMGNDRSMIGLMDSSHSKKEDDAADKTKEAADAVKDGAKEVRETCEFMRDTVETTAKTMGKATKQATEKVTETAETITDKTKGTVSGAWGMAKNTTEIIKDKVMGK comes from the exons ATGCTTCTTCAGTACGACAACTTCGAATTTGCTACCTCTACTCCTAAACGCGATTCGTCGTGTATCAAGTGGAAG AATAGAAGTGGTGGTGTTGATAAGTTTATGGGTAATGATAGATCCATGATTGGATTGATGGATTCTTCACAC TCGAAGAAGGAGGATGATGCAGCTGACAAGACAAAAGAAGCAGCAGATGCAGTTAAAGATGGAGCTAAAGAAGTGAGAGAGACTTGTGAATTCATGAGGGACACCGTAGAAACCACTGCCAAAACC ATGGGCAAAGCGACCAAACAGGCGACAGAGAAAGTAACAGAAACAGCAGAAACAATCACAGATAAAACAAAGGGAACTGTCTCAGGCGCATGGGGGATGGCCAAGAATACTACTGAGATTATCAAGGACAAAGTAATGGGCAAGTAA
- the LOC101292967 gene encoding uncharacterized protein LOC101292967, whose product MRKGKLTQYIVQGNGSVPTVNPNTPANQVSQKSGSVREILAIHGRPISPGEDETRLRSEIRREEKIRRVCAIEKEVNLEARPGQELVISFSKQDAVGVQFSHRDALVVSVQVANCLMRRVMIDEGSSAEVMFLDAFRQLKLGDNHIKPSRAPLTGFEGTETWPMGEITLLVTIADKTVEIDFVVVDRPSSYNAILGRDWMHKMEAEASSRYQVVKFPSRSGDSIISVRGDQLLSKKLYAMEIRKKSSAPREEQEMQA is encoded by the coding sequence ATGAGAAAAGGAAAGCTTACACAGTACATAGTGCAAGGAAATGGTTCGGTCCCAACAGTTAATCCAAACACACCAGCTAACCAAGTTTCCCAGAAGAGCGGGTCCGTACGTGAGATCCTAGCTATTCATGGAAGGCCAATCTCCCCTGGAGAAGATGAAACAAGGTTGCGGTCAGAAATAAGGCGGGAAGAAAAAATAAGGAGGGTATGTGCCATTGAGAAAGAAGTTAATTTGGAAGCACGACCAGGACAGGAGCTAGTCATTAGCTTCTCAAAGCAAGACGCGGTCGGGGTGCAATTTTCACATAGAGATGCGCTGGTAGTCTCAGTCCAAGTTGCCAACTGCCTCATGAGGAGGGTAATGATCGATGAAGGGAGCAGCGCGGAAGTCATGTTCCTTGACGCATTCAGGCAACTCAAACTTGGCGACAACCATATCAAGCCTAGCAGAGCACCACTTACCGGTTTCGAGGGAACCGAGACATGGCCTATGGGAGAAATCACGTTGTTGGTGACTATTGCAGATAAAACGGTGGAGATCGATTTTGTGGTGGTTGATAGGCCATCGTCATATAATGCAATTCTCGGAAGAGATTGGATGCATAAAATGGAAGCAGAAGCGTCATCCAGGTACCAAGTGGTGAAGTTTCCATCCCGTAGTGGGGATAGCATAATTTCTGTCAGAGGAGATCAGTTATTGTCCAAAAAGCTTTATGCGATGGAAATCAGGAAAAAGAGTTCTGCTCCTCGTGAAGAGCAAGAAATGCAAGCATAG
- the LOC101293264 gene encoding receptor-like protein kinase 2-like: MSSVSSIPSSRRSFSSSSSSIISIIYLFLISSAFAASNHEASLLFSWLHSSSTSSLSSSSSFSSWNILDSNPCNWSSITCSPSGFVTEITIQSISLELPIPSNLSSFPSLRKLVISGANLTGKLPSDIGDCTELQVIDLSSNSLVGSIPSSIGRLQNLQDLILNSNQLTGKIPAELSNCIGLKNLVIFDNQFSGNIPPDVGKMAGLEVLRAGGNKNIGGRIPDELGDCTNLTVLGLADTQVSGSLPASLGKLTKLQTLSIYTTMISGEIPAEIGNCSELVNLFLYENSLSGSIPPELGRLKKLEQLLLWQNSLVGVIPEEIGKCSCLRMIDFSLNSLSGTIPLSLGGLSNLEEFMISNNNVTGSIPSSLCNATNLIQLQLDTNQISGLIPPEIGKLSKLTVFFAWQNQLEGSIPSSLASLSSLQALDLSHNSLTGSIPSGLFQLQNLTKILLISNDISGSIPPEIGNCSSLVRLRLGNNRITGGIPRGIGNLRSLNFLDVSGNRLSGSVPDDIGSCTELQMIDLSNNTLEGPLPNSLSSLSGLQVLDVSVNQFSGQIPASLARLVTLNKLILSRNSFSGLIPASLGLCSSLQVLDLSSNKLSGNIPVELGKIENLEIVLNLSCNGLSGSIPPQLSALNKLFVLDLSYNQLEGDLSPLSSGLNTLESLNVSHNNLVGYLPDNKLFRQLSPMDLAGNEGLCSSNRDSCFLSDVGRSGLSRNQNDVRRSRRLKLAIALLITLTVAMVVMGIIAVIRARRTIRDDDDSELGSSWAWQFTPFQKLNFSVDQVLKSLVDTNVIGKGCSGVVYRADMDNGEVIAVKKLWPTTVAADNGYCKDEKCGVRDSFSAEVKTLGSIRHKNVVRFLGCCWNRNTRLLMYDYMPNGSLGSVLHERTGHAFEWELRYRVLLGAAQGIAYLHHDCVPPIVHRDIKANNILIGLEFEAYIADFGLAKLVDEGNFARSSNTIAGSYGYIAPEYGYMMKITEKSDVYSYGVVVLEVLTGKQPIDPTIPDGLHVVDWVRQRRGNAEVLDPSLLSRPESEIGEMMQALGIALLCVNSSPDERPTMKDVAAMLKEIRHEREEYAKVDVLLKGSPANDAARDIKNSAGVLATSSTSAAATKSLYTKSNNTSFSASTLLYSSSSSSAKGFK, translated from the exons ATGTCGTCGGTTTCATCGATACCGAGCTCAAGGCGATCCTTCTCTTCTTCTAGTTCTTCGATAATCTCTATTATCTATCTGTTTCTCATTTCCTCTGCCTTTGCTGCCTCAAACCATGAAGCCTCACTTCTCTTCTCTTGGCTGCACTCCTCTTCTACTTCTTCTTTGTCTTCTTCATCTTCCTTCTCCAGTTGGAACATTCTCGACTCTAATCCATGTAACTGGTCCTCCATAACATGTTCCCCAAGTGGTTTTGTCACAGAAATCACTATCCAATCCATCTCTCTTGAGCTTCCAATCCCATCTAATCTTTCCTCCTTTCCCTCCCTTAGAAAACTCGTCATCTCCGGCGCTAATCTCACCGGAAAACTCCCCTCCGACATCGGTGACTGCACTGAGCTACAAGTCATTGACCTCAGCTCAAACTCACTCGTCGGTTCCATTCCTTCATCCATTGGAAGACTTCAAAATCTCCAAGACTTGATTCTCAACTCAAACCAGCTAACTGGGAAAATCCCAGCTGAGTTAAGCAACTGCATTGGCCTAAAGAATCTTGTCATATTCGATAATCAGTTTTCCGGCAATATCCCGCCGGATGTCGGGAAAATGGCCGGTCTTGAAGTGCTGAGAGCAGGAGGGAACAAAAACATTGGTGGGAGGATTCCTGATGAGCTTGGAGACTGCACCAACTTGACTGTTTTGGGCTTGGCTGATACTCAAGTTTCGGGTTCTTTGCCGGCCTCTTTGGGTAAGCTTACCAAGCTTCAGACGCTGTCTATATACACTACAATGATCTCTGGTGAGATTCCTGCTGAGATAGGTAACTGTTCTGAGCTTGTGAACCTGTTTCTTTATGAAAATAGTCTATCCGGTTCGATTCCACCGGAGCTCGGTAGGCTTAAGAAGCTTGAGCAGTTGTTGTTGTGGCAGAATAGTCTTGTTGGGGTGATCCCTGAAGAGATTGGGAAATGTAGTTGTTTGAGGATGATTGATTTTTCATTAAATTCTTTGTCTGGTACTATTCCATTGTCTCTAGGAGGGTTGTCAAACCTTGAGGAGTTTATGATTAGTAACAACAATGTCACTGGTTCAATACCTTCCAGTCTTTGCAATGCAACGAATTTGATTCAGTTGCAGCTTGATACGAATCAGATATCCGGTTTGATTCCACCGGAGATTGGGAAGTTGTCTAAGCTGACTGTGTTCTTTGCTTGGCAAAACCAGCTTGAAGGAAGCATTCCTTCATCTTTGGCTAGTTTGAGTAGTCTTCAAGCTCTAGATTTGTCACACAATTCACTCACTGGCAGCATACCTTCTGGCTTGTTTCAGCTGCAAAACCTCACAAAGATTCTCTTGATTTCTAATGATATTTCGGGCTCAATACCACCTGAAATTGGTAATTGCAGCTCTCTTGTAAGGCTGAGGCTGGGAAATAACAGGATTACTGGTGGGATTCCTAGAGGCATTGGAAATCTCAGAAGCTTGAATTTTCTTGATGTTTCAGGGAATCGACTTTCTGGGTCAGTTCCTGATGACATTGGGAGTTGCACAGAGCTACAAATGATAGACCTCAGCAACAATACTCTGGAGGGTCCCCTGCCTAATTCATTGTCATCGTTGTCAGGACTTCAAGTCTTGGATGTCTCCGTTAATCAATTTTCGGGCCAGATACCAGCAAGCTTGGCTCGGCTTGTTACTTTGAACAAGCTTATTCTAAGTAGGAACTCATTCTCTGGATTAATACCTGCATCACTTGGCCTATGTTCAAGTCTGCAAGTGCTTGATCTTAGCAGCAACAAGCTCAGTGGCAACATTCCTGTGGAGCTTGGAAAAATTGAAAACCTTGAAATTGTTCTAAATTTGAGTTGCAATGGACTTTCTGGATCAATCCCACCTCAACTATCAGCACTCAACAAGCTTTTTGTACTAGACCTTTCGTATAACCAGCTTGAAGGGGATTTGAGTCCACTCTCTTCTGGTCTTAACACTCTTGAGTCTCTAAATGTGTCTCACAACAACCTTGTTGGCTATCTTCCAGACAACAAGCTTTTCAGACAACTGTCTCCAATGGATTTAGCTGGAAACGAAGGCCTTTGTTCTTCAAACCGGGACTCGTGTTTCTTGAGTGATGTTGGCAGGTCAGGATTATCAAGGAACCAAAATGATGTAAGGCGGTCAAGGAGGCTTAAGCTGGCAATTGCATTGCTGATCACCTTGACAGTAGCAATGGTTGTTATGGGAATAATTGCAGTGATTCGAGCGCGAAGGACTATTAGGGATGATGATGATTCAGAATTGGGGAGCTCATGGGCATGGCAATTCACTCCATTCCAGAAGCTAAATTTCTCGGTTGACCAAGTGCTTAAGAGCCTAGTGGATACCAATGTGATTGGAAAAGGGTGTTCAGGGGTTGTCTATCGAGCTGATATGGACAATGGTGAAGTCATTGCAGTGAAGAAGCTCTGGCCAACTACAGTTGCTGCAGACAATGGATATTGCAAGGATGAAAAATGTGGAGTTCGTGATTCGTTCTCAGCAGAGGTCAAAACACTCGGTTCAATCCGTCACAAGAATGTTGTGAGGTTCTTGGGTTGTTGCTGGAATCGGAACACAAGATTGCTGATGTATGATTATATGCCTAATGGAAGCTTGGGTAGTGTTCTCCATGAGAGGACAGGACATGCCTTTGAGTGGGAACTTAGGTACCGAGTTCTGTTAGGTGCAGCTCAAGGCATTGCCTACTTGCACCATGATTGTGTTCCTCCAATTGTTCACAGAGATATCAAAGCCAATAACATCCTCATTGGCCTTGAGTTTGAGGCTTACATTGCTGATTTTGGTCTTGCAAAACTTGTTGATGAGGGAAATTTTGCTCGATCATCTAATACAATTGCTGGTTCGTATGGCTACATTGCTCCTG AATATGGATATATGATGAAGATTACAGAGAAGAGTGATGTTTATAGCTATGGTGTAGTTGTATTGGAAGTTTTAACAGGGAAGCAACCAATAGATCCGACAATACCAGATGGTCTACATGTAGTGGATTGGGTGAGACAGAGACGAGGAAACGCTGAAGTCCTAGACCCAAGCCTACTATCAAGACCAGAATCAGAAATAGGGGAAATGATGCAAGCGTTAGGCATAGCCTTGTTATGTGTAAACTCATCCCCAGATGAAAGGCCAACAATGAAAGATGTAGCTGCAATGCTCAAGGAAATCAGGCATGAAAGGGAGGAGTATGCCAAGGTAGATGTGCTTCTCAAAGGGTCTCCGGCAAATGATGCTGCTCGAGACATTAAGAACTCTGCTGGAGTTTTGGCAACATCATCAACATCTGCAGCAGCGACGAAAAGCTTATATACTAAAAGCAACAACACAAGCTTTTCTGCATCCACTCTTCTTTACTCATCTTCTTCCTCTAGTGCCAAAGGTTTCAAGTGA